The following are from one region of the Salvelinus fontinalis isolate EN_2023a chromosome 5, ASM2944872v1, whole genome shotgun sequence genome:
- the LOC129855975 gene encoding S-methyl-5'-thioadenosine phosphorylase-like isoform X2 encodes MSASMQIKIGIIGGSGLDDPDILEGRTEKYVDTPYGKPSDALIMGKIKNVECVLLARHGRQHTIMPTDINYQANIWALREEGCTHLLVTTACGSLREEIQPGDIVIIDQFIDRTTKRAQTLYDGRPTSPPGVSHIPMAEPFCTRTREVLLEVARGLGVKCHPQGTVLTIEGPRFSSRAESLMFRQWGADVINMTSVPEVVLAKEAGLCYASIAMATDYDCWKEHEEAVSFLFCGNSLPIVFFLLIVCSDGLATESLALFNEMCALILSAWRLYSMTYFIDSMRGQGRQEESVKHAVGWIRINAQRRQWCAAACQQPRPQGRSFYTSVCEVLELFRGEMFWIVLNFQLHHNTDYLEICYANAPVSLR; translated from the exons CCTTCAGATGCCCTTATAATGGGGAAGATCAAAAATGTTGAATGTGTGCTCCTTGCAAG GCATGGGAGACAGCACACCATCATGCCAACCGACATCAACTACCAGGCTAACATCTGGGCGTTGCGAGAGGAGGGCTGCACACATCTCCTGGTCACCACGGCCTGTGGTTCCCTCCGGGAAGAGATCCAACCAGGAGACATCGTCATCATCGACCAGTTCATAGACAG gacGACAAAGAGGGCCCAGACGCTGTACGACGGGCGGCCCACCAGTCCTCCAGGCGTGTCTCACATCCCCATGGCTGAGCCCTTCTGCACCCGGACCAGAGAG GTGCTGCTGGAGGTGGCGCGCGGCCTGGGGGTGAAGTGCCACCCGCAGGGTACGGTGCTCACTATCGAGGGCCCTCGCTTCTCGTCGCGTGCCGAGAGCCTGATGTTCCGCCAGTGGGGTGCCGATGTTATTAACATGACCAGCGTGCCCGAGGTGGTCCTCGCCAAGGAGGCGGGCCTTTGCTACGCCAGCATCGCCATGGCCACCGACTACGACTGCTGGAAGGAGCATGAGGAGGCTGTGAGTTTTTTGTTTTGTGGAAATTCTCTCcccattgtattttttttattgattGTATGCTCTGATGGTCTTGCGACCGAAAGCTTGGCCTTATTCAATGAAATGTGTGCATTGATCCTGAGTGCGTGGAGACTTTATTCCATGACATATTTTATTGATAGTATGAGAGGAcagggaagacaggaggagagtgtCAAACACGCAGTGGGATGGATACGCATCAACGCCCAACGGCGACAGTGGTGTGCAGCCGCTTGTCAGCAACCCAGGCCACAGGGAAGAAGCTTTTACACAAGTGTGTGTGAGGTTCTGGAACTGTTTCGGGGAGAGATGTTTTGGATTGTCCTCAATTTTCAGTTGCACCACAACACAGATTATCTGGAAATTTGTTACGCAAATGCACCCGTTTCACTAAGATGA